A single window of Drosophila suzukii chromosome 3, CBGP_Dsuzu_IsoJpt1.0, whole genome shotgun sequence DNA harbors:
- the Orp8 gene encoding oxysterol-binding protein-related protein 8 isoform X7, which yields MNLLQRIANWASDNRDGSLADKSAADAAKLNRKESYKAQRKNYRREKKRVASELMNSLQDPAVIVLADWLKVRGTLKSWTKLWCVLKPGLLLIYKSQKTKSSHWVGTVMLTSCQVIERPSKKDGFCFKLFHPLEQSIWAPRGPDKETIGAVVQPLPTAYLIFRAPSQAAGKCWMDALELSLRCSALLLRSNSSTGAAPSSSYVGEPLPVSHETQWSEADYEKHFNDHDLDADSQNEAPNAVMSGLESESESDPAEPAQEDGVEQQCEETSYVPFTEEEFGEQGEQVEELAEENKSLIWCIVKQVRPGMDLSKVVLPTFILEPRSFLDKLSDSYYHADLLSKAVQEDDAFTRMKLVVQWYLSSFYKKPKGLKKPYNPILGERFRCYWQHPSGSRTFYIAEQVSHHPPVSAFYVTNREDGFSITCSILAKSKFYGNSTSAVLEGAATMTLLPRGECYTATSPYAHCKGILMGTLSMELGGKINIECENTGYRTELEFKLKPFLGGADATNVVVGKIKLGKETLATISGHWDKECRVKDSKTGEETLLFKVDAETRSKRLTRHMVPLELQEPNESQRLWQKVSEAIAREDQVAATEEKTVLEERQRADAKERLSTESTHMPELFEVDSYGQWLYKYADLRPWDSRNDVRQYECQFKVLTQTRHKSVPIVHGAEMIHPLRSSIETLSRTQRQSPAGQATQKGGSIVPKAKNKSLVLAPRDTNSDSSLSPQGAVKRSSSSAIKQLALAVDQVNRVLELHTRQLNEISQRLERMQYAPSPSNMGVQSHHLLGGGVSQSTVIKSLVYAFIGLMVSLILRWLFK from the exons ATGAATCTCCTACAAA GAATCGCCAATTGGGCCTCAGACAATCGTGATGGAAGTCTGGCAGATAAG TCAGCTGCCGATGCCGCCAAACTTAATAGGAAAGAATCCTACAAGGCCCAGAGGAAGAACTACAGGCGGGAGAAGAAGCGAGTGGCCAGTGAGCTGATGAATTCCCTGCAAGATCCTGCGGTTATAGTGCTGGCAGATTGGCTAAAG GTTCGAGGAACCCTCAAGTCCTGGACAAAACTTTGGTGTGTGCTTAAGCCTGGCCTACTGCTTATCTACAAGAGCCAAAAGACCAAGAGCAGTCACTGGGTGGGCACGGTAATGCTCACCTCCTGCCAGGTAATCGAGCGGCCCAGCAAAAAGGATGGCTTCTGCTTCAAGCTATTCCATCCTCTGGAGCAGTCCATTTGGGCCCCCCGAGGACCCGACAAGGAAACCATTG GTGCCGTTGTCCAGCCGTTGCCAACCGCTTACCTGATCTTCCGAGCTCCCAGCCAGGCGGCGGGCAAATGCTGGATGGACGCCCTGGAGCTGTCCCTGAGATGTTCGGCCCTCTTGCTGCGCTCCAATAGCAGCACAGGCGCTGCTCCCTCCTCCAGCTATGTGGGCGAACCGCTGCCCGTCTCCCATGAGACGCAGTGGTCGGAGGCGGACTACGAGAAGCACTTCAACGATCACG ATCTGGACGCAGACAGCCAGAATGAAGCACCCAATGCCGTCATGTCTGGCCTGGAGTCGGAATCGGAGTCGGATCCTGCAGAGCCGGCGCAGGAGGATGGCGTCGAGCAGCAGTGTGAGGAGACCTCGTATGTGCCCTTCACCGAGGAGGAGTTTGGCGAG CAAGGGGAGCAGGTAGAGGAGTTGGCAGAGGAGAACAAGAGCCTAATTTGGTGCATTGTCAAGCAGGTGCGACCGGGGATGGATCTGAGCAAGGTGGTGCTGCCCACGTTTATCCTGGAGCCGCGATCATTCCTGGACAAGCTATCCGACTCGTATTACCACGCGGACTTGCTCTCCAA GGCCGTGCAGGAGGATGATGCCTTCACACGCATGAAGCTAGTTGTACAATGGTACCTGTCAAGCTTTTACAAGAAGCCCAAGGGCCTGAAGAAGCCCTATAACCCGATTCTGGGCGAACGGTTCCGTTGCTACTGGCAGCATCCCAGCGGCAGCCGAACCTTCTACATTGCCGAGCAGGTCTCGCACCATCCGCCCGTTTCGGCCTTCTATGTGACAAATCGCGAGGACGGCTTCAGCATCACCTGCTCCATCCTGGCGAAATCGAAGTTCTACGGCAACAGCACTTCGGCGGTGCTCGAGGGCGCCGCCACGATGACGTTGCTGCCGCGCGGTGAGTGCTATACGGCGACCTCGCCGTACGCCCACTGCAAGGGCATCCTGATGGGCACGCTCTCCATGGAGCTGGGGGGCAAGATAAACATCGAGTGTGAGAACACCGGTTACAGGACGGAGCTGGAATTCAAGCTGAAGCCGTTCCTCGGCGGTGCGGATGCCACAAATGTCGTTGTGGGCAAAATCAAGCTGGGCAAGGAGACGCTGGCCACCATCAGTGGTCACTGGGACAAGGAGTGCCGGGTGAAGGACTCCAAGACAGGCGAGGAGACGCTGCTGTTCAAGGTGGATGCCGAGACTCGATCTAAGCGTCTGACGCGACACATGGTTCCGCTGGAGTTGCAGGAGCCGAACGAGTCGCAACGCCTGTGGCAGAAGGTCTCCGAGGCGATTGCCCGCGAGGATCAGGTGGCCGCCACCGAGGAGAAGACCGTGCTGGAAGAGCGCCAGCGGGCGGATGCCAAGGAGCGGCTTAGCACCGAGTCCACCCATATGCCCGAGCTCTTCGAGGTGGACAGCTACGGCCAGTGGCTGTACAAGTATGCCGATCTGCGGCCCTGGGACTCGCGCAACGATGTCCGTCAGTACGAGTGCCAGTTTAAGGTGCTCACCCAGACGCGACACAAGTCGGTGCCCATTGTCCACGGGGCTGAGATGATCCATCCCCTGCGCAGCTCTATCGAGACGTTATCTCGAACCCAAAGACAATCGCCGGCCGGACAGGCCACGCAGAAGGGCGGCTCAATAGTGCCCAAGGCTAAGAACAAGAGTCTGGTGCTGGCGCCGCGTGACACCAACTCGGACTCCAGCCTGTCGCCCCAAGGAGCGGTCAAGCGCAGTTCCTCCAGTGCGATCAAGCA ACTCGCTTTGGCCGTAGACCAGGTGAACCGGGTGCTGGAGCTGCACACCCGTCAGCTGAACGAGATCAGCCAGCGCCTGGAGCGTATGCAGTATGCGCCCTCGCCGAGCAACATGGGCGTGCAGTCGCATCACTTGCTGGGCGGCGGCGTTTCACAGTCTACGGTGATCAAGTCGCTAGTCTACGCCTTCATCGGGCTAATGGTCAGCCTGATCCTGCGATGGCTGTTCAAGTAG
- the Orp8 gene encoding oxysterol-binding protein-related protein 8 isoform X6, whose amino-acid sequence MNLLQRIANWASDNRDGSLADKSAADAAKLNRKESYKAQRKNYRREKKRVASELMNSLQDPAVIVLADWLKVRGTLKSWTKLWCVLKPGLLLIYKSQKTKSSHWVGTVMLTSCQVIERPSKKDGFCFKLFHPLEQSIWAPRGPDKETIGAVVQPLPTAYLIFRAPSQAAGKCWMDALELSLRCSALLLRSNSSTGAAPSSSYVGEPLPVSHETQWSEADYEKHFNDHGKWGQFLALPSAEADTSRSDTSLSASRAPTPLLQQLYSSAVSNWERTKRLPRFGHQLEQRKTSYSDASSVEQGMDMVQRKRRHLSPMSKSMSLGATLCNSSSSEDDDDGDYNRSQTGLRPLSAPPDCLVIPRFRLNVKDLDADSQNEAPNAVMSGLESESESDPAEPAQEDGVEQQCEETSYVPFTEEEFGEQGEQVEELAEENKSLIWCIVKQVRPGMDLSKVVLPTFILEPRSFLDKLSDSYYHADLLSKAVQEDDAFTRMKLVVQWYLSSFYKKPKGLKKPYNPILGERFRCYWQHPSGSRTFYIAEQVSHHPPVSAFYVTNREDGFSITCSILAKSKFYGNSTSAVLEGAATMTLLPRGECYTATSPYAHCKGILMGTLSMELGGKINIECENTGYRTELEFKLKPFLGGADATNVVVGKIKLGKETLATISGHWDKECRVKDSKTGEETLLFKVDAETRSKRLTRHMVPLELQEPNESQRLWQKVSEAIAREDQVAATEEKTVLEERQRADAKERLSTESTHMPELFEVDSYGQWLYKYADLRPWDSRNDVRQYECQFKVLTQTRHKSVPIVHGAEMIHPLRSSIETLSRTQRQSPAGQATQKGGSIVPKAKNKSLVLAPRDTNSDSSLSPQGAVKRSSSSAIKQLALAVDQVNRVLELHTRQLNEISQRLERMQYAPSPSNMGVQSHHLLGGGVSQSTVIKSLVYAFIGLMVSLILRWLFK is encoded by the exons ATGAATCTCCTACAAA GAATCGCCAATTGGGCCTCAGACAATCGTGATGGAAGTCTGGCAGATAAG TCAGCTGCCGATGCCGCCAAACTTAATAGGAAAGAATCCTACAAGGCCCAGAGGAAGAACTACAGGCGGGAGAAGAAGCGAGTGGCCAGTGAGCTGATGAATTCCCTGCAAGATCCTGCGGTTATAGTGCTGGCAGATTGGCTAAAG GTTCGAGGAACCCTCAAGTCCTGGACAAAACTTTGGTGTGTGCTTAAGCCTGGCCTACTGCTTATCTACAAGAGCCAAAAGACCAAGAGCAGTCACTGGGTGGGCACGGTAATGCTCACCTCCTGCCAGGTAATCGAGCGGCCCAGCAAAAAGGATGGCTTCTGCTTCAAGCTATTCCATCCTCTGGAGCAGTCCATTTGGGCCCCCCGAGGACCCGACAAGGAAACCATTG GTGCCGTTGTCCAGCCGTTGCCAACCGCTTACCTGATCTTCCGAGCTCCCAGCCAGGCGGCGGGCAAATGCTGGATGGACGCCCTGGAGCTGTCCCTGAGATGTTCGGCCCTCTTGCTGCGCTCCAATAGCAGCACAGGCGCTGCTCCCTCCTCCAGCTATGTGGGCGAACCGCTGCCCGTCTCCCATGAGACGCAGTGGTCGGAGGCGGACTACGAGAAGCACTTCAACGATCACGGTAAGTGGGGGCAGTTCCTGGCACTGCCTTCGGCCGAGGCGGATACCTCGCGCTCCGACACCAGCCTGTCCGCCTCGCGGGCACCCACTCCGCTGCTGCAGCAGCTCTACAGCAGCGCCGTTAGCAACTGGGAGCGCACCAAGCGCCTGCCGCGTTTTGGCCACCAATTGGAGCAGCGCAAGACCTCGTACAGCGATGCCTCCAGTGTGGAGCAGGGCATGGACATGGTTCAGCGAAAGCGGCGCCACCTGAGCCCCATGAGCAAGTCCATGTCGCTGGGGGCCACCCTGTGCAACAGCAGCTCCAGCGAGGATGACGACGATGGGGACTATAATCGCAGCCAGACGGGCTTGCGGCCCCTCAGCGCTCCGCCAGATTGTCTAGTGATTCCGCGCTTTCGTCTGAACGTCAAGG ATCTGGACGCAGACAGCCAGAATGAAGCACCCAATGCCGTCATGTCTGGCCTGGAGTCGGAATCGGAGTCGGATCCTGCAGAGCCGGCGCAGGAGGATGGCGTCGAGCAGCAGTGTGAGGAGACCTCGTATGTGCCCTTCACCGAGGAGGAGTTTGGCGAG CAAGGGGAGCAGGTAGAGGAGTTGGCAGAGGAGAACAAGAGCCTAATTTGGTGCATTGTCAAGCAGGTGCGACCGGGGATGGATCTGAGCAAGGTGGTGCTGCCCACGTTTATCCTGGAGCCGCGATCATTCCTGGACAAGCTATCCGACTCGTATTACCACGCGGACTTGCTCTCCAA GGCCGTGCAGGAGGATGATGCCTTCACACGCATGAAGCTAGTTGTACAATGGTACCTGTCAAGCTTTTACAAGAAGCCCAAGGGCCTGAAGAAGCCCTATAACCCGATTCTGGGCGAACGGTTCCGTTGCTACTGGCAGCATCCCAGCGGCAGCCGAACCTTCTACATTGCCGAGCAGGTCTCGCACCATCCGCCCGTTTCGGCCTTCTATGTGACAAATCGCGAGGACGGCTTCAGCATCACCTGCTCCATCCTGGCGAAATCGAAGTTCTACGGCAACAGCACTTCGGCGGTGCTCGAGGGCGCCGCCACGATGACGTTGCTGCCGCGCGGTGAGTGCTATACGGCGACCTCGCCGTACGCCCACTGCAAGGGCATCCTGATGGGCACGCTCTCCATGGAGCTGGGGGGCAAGATAAACATCGAGTGTGAGAACACCGGTTACAGGACGGAGCTGGAATTCAAGCTGAAGCCGTTCCTCGGCGGTGCGGATGCCACAAATGTCGTTGTGGGCAAAATCAAGCTGGGCAAGGAGACGCTGGCCACCATCAGTGGTCACTGGGACAAGGAGTGCCGGGTGAAGGACTCCAAGACAGGCGAGGAGACGCTGCTGTTCAAGGTGGATGCCGAGACTCGATCTAAGCGTCTGACGCGACACATGGTTCCGCTGGAGTTGCAGGAGCCGAACGAGTCGCAACGCCTGTGGCAGAAGGTCTCCGAGGCGATTGCCCGCGAGGATCAGGTGGCCGCCACCGAGGAGAAGACCGTGCTGGAAGAGCGCCAGCGGGCGGATGCCAAGGAGCGGCTTAGCACCGAGTCCACCCATATGCCCGAGCTCTTCGAGGTGGACAGCTACGGCCAGTGGCTGTACAAGTATGCCGATCTGCGGCCCTGGGACTCGCGCAACGATGTCCGTCAGTACGAGTGCCAGTTTAAGGTGCTCACCCAGACGCGACACAAGTCGGTGCCCATTGTCCACGGGGCTGAGATGATCCATCCCCTGCGCAGCTCTATCGAGACGTTATCTCGAACCCAAAGACAATCGCCGGCCGGACAGGCCACGCAGAAGGGCGGCTCAATAGTGCCCAAGGCTAAGAACAAGAGTCTGGTGCTGGCGCCGCGTGACACCAACTCGGACTCCAGCCTGTCGCCCCAAGGAGCGGTCAAGCGCAGTTCCTCCAGTGCGATCAAGCA ACTCGCTTTGGCCGTAGACCAGGTGAACCGGGTGCTGGAGCTGCACACCCGTCAGCTGAACGAGATCAGCCAGCGCCTGGAGCGTATGCAGTATGCGCCCTCGCCGAGCAACATGGGCGTGCAGTCGCATCACTTGCTGGGCGGCGGCGTTTCACAGTCTACGGTGATCAAGTCGCTAGTCTACGCCTTCATCGGGCTAATGGTCAGCCTGATCCTGCGATGGCTGTTCAAGTAG
- the Orp8 gene encoding oxysterol-binding protein-related protein 8 isoform X5, with amino-acid sequence MIFRITGIANWASDNRDGSLADKSAADAAKLNRKESYKAQRKNYRREKKRVASELMNSLQDPAVIVLADWLKVRGTLKSWTKLWCVLKPGLLLIYKSQKTKSSHWVGTVMLTSCQVIERPSKKDGFCFKLFHPLEQSIWAPRGPDKETIGAVVQPLPTAYLIFRAPSQAAGKCWMDALELSLRCSALLLRSNSSTGAAPSSSYVGEPLPVSHETQWSEADYEKHFNDHGKWGQFLALPSAEADTSRSDTSLSASRAPTPLLQQLYSSAVSNWERTKRLPRFGHQLEQRKTSYSDASSVEQGMDMVQRKRRHLSPMSKSMSLGATLCNSSSSEDDDDGDYNRSQTGLRPLSAPPDCLVIPRFRLNVKDLDADSQNEAPNAVMSGLESESESDPAEPAQEDGVEQQCEETSYVPFTEEEFGEQGEQVEELAEENKSLIWCIVKQVRPGMDLSKVVLPTFILEPRSFLDKLSDSYYHADLLSKAVQEDDAFTRMKLVVQWYLSSFYKKPKGLKKPYNPILGERFRCYWQHPSGSRTFYIAEQVSHHPPVSAFYVTNREDGFSITCSILAKSKFYGNSTSAVLEGAATMTLLPRGECYTATSPYAHCKGILMGTLSMELGGKINIECENTGYRTELEFKLKPFLGGADATNVVVGKIKLGKETLATISGHWDKECRVKDSKTGEETLLFKVDAETRSKRLTRHMVPLELQEPNESQRLWQKVSEAIAREDQVAATEEKTVLEERQRADAKERLSTESTHMPELFEVDSYGQWLYKYADLRPWDSRNDVRQYECQFKVLTQTRHKSVPIVHGAEMIHPLRSSIETLSRTQRQSPAGQATQKGGSIVPKAKNKSLVLAPRDTNSDSSLSPQGAVKRSSSSAIKQLALAVDQVNRVLELHTRQLNEISQRLERMQYAPSPSNMGVQSHHLLGGGVSQSTVIKSLVYAFIGLMVSLILRWLFK; translated from the exons ATGATCTTTCGTATTACAGGAATCGCCAATTGGGCCTCAGACAATCGTGATGGAAGTCTGGCAGATAAG TCAGCTGCCGATGCCGCCAAACTTAATAGGAAAGAATCCTACAAGGCCCAGAGGAAGAACTACAGGCGGGAGAAGAAGCGAGTGGCCAGTGAGCTGATGAATTCCCTGCAAGATCCTGCGGTTATAGTGCTGGCAGATTGGCTAAAG GTTCGAGGAACCCTCAAGTCCTGGACAAAACTTTGGTGTGTGCTTAAGCCTGGCCTACTGCTTATCTACAAGAGCCAAAAGACCAAGAGCAGTCACTGGGTGGGCACGGTAATGCTCACCTCCTGCCAGGTAATCGAGCGGCCCAGCAAAAAGGATGGCTTCTGCTTCAAGCTATTCCATCCTCTGGAGCAGTCCATTTGGGCCCCCCGAGGACCCGACAAGGAAACCATTG GTGCCGTTGTCCAGCCGTTGCCAACCGCTTACCTGATCTTCCGAGCTCCCAGCCAGGCGGCGGGCAAATGCTGGATGGACGCCCTGGAGCTGTCCCTGAGATGTTCGGCCCTCTTGCTGCGCTCCAATAGCAGCACAGGCGCTGCTCCCTCCTCCAGCTATGTGGGCGAACCGCTGCCCGTCTCCCATGAGACGCAGTGGTCGGAGGCGGACTACGAGAAGCACTTCAACGATCACGGTAAGTGGGGGCAGTTCCTGGCACTGCCTTCGGCCGAGGCGGATACCTCGCGCTCCGACACCAGCCTGTCCGCCTCGCGGGCACCCACTCCGCTGCTGCAGCAGCTCTACAGCAGCGCCGTTAGCAACTGGGAGCGCACCAAGCGCCTGCCGCGTTTTGGCCACCAATTGGAGCAGCGCAAGACCTCGTACAGCGATGCCTCCAGTGTGGAGCAGGGCATGGACATGGTTCAGCGAAAGCGGCGCCACCTGAGCCCCATGAGCAAGTCCATGTCGCTGGGGGCCACCCTGTGCAACAGCAGCTCCAGCGAGGATGACGACGATGGGGACTATAATCGCAGCCAGACGGGCTTGCGGCCCCTCAGCGCTCCGCCAGATTGTCTAGTGATTCCGCGCTTTCGTCTGAACGTCAAGG ATCTGGACGCAGACAGCCAGAATGAAGCACCCAATGCCGTCATGTCTGGCCTGGAGTCGGAATCGGAGTCGGATCCTGCAGAGCCGGCGCAGGAGGATGGCGTCGAGCAGCAGTGTGAGGAGACCTCGTATGTGCCCTTCACCGAGGAGGAGTTTGGCGAG CAAGGGGAGCAGGTAGAGGAGTTGGCAGAGGAGAACAAGAGCCTAATTTGGTGCATTGTCAAGCAGGTGCGACCGGGGATGGATCTGAGCAAGGTGGTGCTGCCCACGTTTATCCTGGAGCCGCGATCATTCCTGGACAAGCTATCCGACTCGTATTACCACGCGGACTTGCTCTCCAA GGCCGTGCAGGAGGATGATGCCTTCACACGCATGAAGCTAGTTGTACAATGGTACCTGTCAAGCTTTTACAAGAAGCCCAAGGGCCTGAAGAAGCCCTATAACCCGATTCTGGGCGAACGGTTCCGTTGCTACTGGCAGCATCCCAGCGGCAGCCGAACCTTCTACATTGCCGAGCAGGTCTCGCACCATCCGCCCGTTTCGGCCTTCTATGTGACAAATCGCGAGGACGGCTTCAGCATCACCTGCTCCATCCTGGCGAAATCGAAGTTCTACGGCAACAGCACTTCGGCGGTGCTCGAGGGCGCCGCCACGATGACGTTGCTGCCGCGCGGTGAGTGCTATACGGCGACCTCGCCGTACGCCCACTGCAAGGGCATCCTGATGGGCACGCTCTCCATGGAGCTGGGGGGCAAGATAAACATCGAGTGTGAGAACACCGGTTACAGGACGGAGCTGGAATTCAAGCTGAAGCCGTTCCTCGGCGGTGCGGATGCCACAAATGTCGTTGTGGGCAAAATCAAGCTGGGCAAGGAGACGCTGGCCACCATCAGTGGTCACTGGGACAAGGAGTGCCGGGTGAAGGACTCCAAGACAGGCGAGGAGACGCTGCTGTTCAAGGTGGATGCCGAGACTCGATCTAAGCGTCTGACGCGACACATGGTTCCGCTGGAGTTGCAGGAGCCGAACGAGTCGCAACGCCTGTGGCAGAAGGTCTCCGAGGCGATTGCCCGCGAGGATCAGGTGGCCGCCACCGAGGAGAAGACCGTGCTGGAAGAGCGCCAGCGGGCGGATGCCAAGGAGCGGCTTAGCACCGAGTCCACCCATATGCCCGAGCTCTTCGAGGTGGACAGCTACGGCCAGTGGCTGTACAAGTATGCCGATCTGCGGCCCTGGGACTCGCGCAACGATGTCCGTCAGTACGAGTGCCAGTTTAAGGTGCTCACCCAGACGCGACACAAGTCGGTGCCCATTGTCCACGGGGCTGAGATGATCCATCCCCTGCGCAGCTCTATCGAGACGTTATCTCGAACCCAAAGACAATCGCCGGCCGGACAGGCCACGCAGAAGGGCGGCTCAATAGTGCCCAAGGCTAAGAACAAGAGTCTGGTGCTGGCGCCGCGTGACACCAACTCGGACTCCAGCCTGTCGCCCCAAGGAGCGGTCAAGCGCAGTTCCTCCAGTGCGATCAAGCA ACTCGCTTTGGCCGTAGACCAGGTGAACCGGGTGCTGGAGCTGCACACCCGTCAGCTGAACGAGATCAGCCAGCGCCTGGAGCGTATGCAGTATGCGCCCTCGCCGAGCAACATGGGCGTGCAGTCGCATCACTTGCTGGGCGGCGGCGTTTCACAGTCTACGGTGATCAAGTCGCTAGTCTACGCCTTCATCGGGCTAATGGTCAGCCTGATCCTGCGATGGCTGTTCAAGTAG
- the Orp8 gene encoding oxysterol-binding protein-related protein 8 isoform X9, which yields MYFKYINIFRCCNGRKSAADAAKLNRKESYKAQRKNYRREKKRVASELMNSLQDPAVIVLADWLKVRGTLKSWTKLWCVLKPGLLLIYKSQKTKSSHWVGTVMLTSCQVIERPSKKDGFCFKLFHPLEQSIWAPRGPDKETIGAVVQPLPTAYLIFRAPSQAAGKCWMDALELSLRCSALLLRSNSSTGAAPSSSYVGEPLPVSHETQWSEADYEKHFNDHDLDADSQNEAPNAVMSGLESESESDPAEPAQEDGVEQQCEETSYVPFTEEEFGEQGEQVEELAEENKSLIWCIVKQVRPGMDLSKVVLPTFILEPRSFLDKLSDSYYHADLLSKAVQEDDAFTRMKLVVQWYLSSFYKKPKGLKKPYNPILGERFRCYWQHPSGSRTFYIAEQVSHHPPVSAFYVTNREDGFSITCSILAKSKFYGNSTSAVLEGAATMTLLPRGECYTATSPYAHCKGILMGTLSMELGGKINIECENTGYRTELEFKLKPFLGGADATNVVVGKIKLGKETLATISGHWDKECRVKDSKTGEETLLFKVDAETRSKRLTRHMVPLELQEPNESQRLWQKVSEAIAREDQVAATEEKTVLEERQRADAKERLSTESTHMPELFEVDSYGQWLYKYADLRPWDSRNDVRQYECQFKVLTQTRHKSVPIVHGAEMIHPLRSSIETLSRTQRQSPAGQATQKGGSIVPKAKNKSLVLAPRDTNSDSSLSPQGAVKRSSSSAIKQLALAVDQVNRVLELHTRQLNEISQRLERMQYAPSPSNMGVQSHHLLGGGVSQSTVIKSLVYAFIGLMVSLILRWLFK from the exons ATGTATtttaagtatataaatatttttcgctGCTGCAATGGGAGAAAG TCAGCTGCCGATGCCGCCAAACTTAATAGGAAAGAATCCTACAAGGCCCAGAGGAAGAACTACAGGCGGGAGAAGAAGCGAGTGGCCAGTGAGCTGATGAATTCCCTGCAAGATCCTGCGGTTATAGTGCTGGCAGATTGGCTAAAG GTTCGAGGAACCCTCAAGTCCTGGACAAAACTTTGGTGTGTGCTTAAGCCTGGCCTACTGCTTATCTACAAGAGCCAAAAGACCAAGAGCAGTCACTGGGTGGGCACGGTAATGCTCACCTCCTGCCAGGTAATCGAGCGGCCCAGCAAAAAGGATGGCTTCTGCTTCAAGCTATTCCATCCTCTGGAGCAGTCCATTTGGGCCCCCCGAGGACCCGACAAGGAAACCATTG GTGCCGTTGTCCAGCCGTTGCCAACCGCTTACCTGATCTTCCGAGCTCCCAGCCAGGCGGCGGGCAAATGCTGGATGGACGCCCTGGAGCTGTCCCTGAGATGTTCGGCCCTCTTGCTGCGCTCCAATAGCAGCACAGGCGCTGCTCCCTCCTCCAGCTATGTGGGCGAACCGCTGCCCGTCTCCCATGAGACGCAGTGGTCGGAGGCGGACTACGAGAAGCACTTCAACGATCACG ATCTGGACGCAGACAGCCAGAATGAAGCACCCAATGCCGTCATGTCTGGCCTGGAGTCGGAATCGGAGTCGGATCCTGCAGAGCCGGCGCAGGAGGATGGCGTCGAGCAGCAGTGTGAGGAGACCTCGTATGTGCCCTTCACCGAGGAGGAGTTTGGCGAG CAAGGGGAGCAGGTAGAGGAGTTGGCAGAGGAGAACAAGAGCCTAATTTGGTGCATTGTCAAGCAGGTGCGACCGGGGATGGATCTGAGCAAGGTGGTGCTGCCCACGTTTATCCTGGAGCCGCGATCATTCCTGGACAAGCTATCCGACTCGTATTACCACGCGGACTTGCTCTCCAA GGCCGTGCAGGAGGATGATGCCTTCACACGCATGAAGCTAGTTGTACAATGGTACCTGTCAAGCTTTTACAAGAAGCCCAAGGGCCTGAAGAAGCCCTATAACCCGATTCTGGGCGAACGGTTCCGTTGCTACTGGCAGCATCCCAGCGGCAGCCGAACCTTCTACATTGCCGAGCAGGTCTCGCACCATCCGCCCGTTTCGGCCTTCTATGTGACAAATCGCGAGGACGGCTTCAGCATCACCTGCTCCATCCTGGCGAAATCGAAGTTCTACGGCAACAGCACTTCGGCGGTGCTCGAGGGCGCCGCCACGATGACGTTGCTGCCGCGCGGTGAGTGCTATACGGCGACCTCGCCGTACGCCCACTGCAAGGGCATCCTGATGGGCACGCTCTCCATGGAGCTGGGGGGCAAGATAAACATCGAGTGTGAGAACACCGGTTACAGGACGGAGCTGGAATTCAAGCTGAAGCCGTTCCTCGGCGGTGCGGATGCCACAAATGTCGTTGTGGGCAAAATCAAGCTGGGCAAGGAGACGCTGGCCACCATCAGTGGTCACTGGGACAAGGAGTGCCGGGTGAAGGACTCCAAGACAGGCGAGGAGACGCTGCTGTTCAAGGTGGATGCCGAGACTCGATCTAAGCGTCTGACGCGACACATGGTTCCGCTGGAGTTGCAGGAGCCGAACGAGTCGCAACGCCTGTGGCAGAAGGTCTCCGAGGCGATTGCCCGCGAGGATCAGGTGGCCGCCACCGAGGAGAAGACCGTGCTGGAAGAGCGCCAGCGGGCGGATGCCAAGGAGCGGCTTAGCACCGAGTCCACCCATATGCCCGAGCTCTTCGAGGTGGACAGCTACGGCCAGTGGCTGTACAAGTATGCCGATCTGCGGCCCTGGGACTCGCGCAACGATGTCCGTCAGTACGAGTGCCAGTTTAAGGTGCTCACCCAGACGCGACACAAGTCGGTGCCCATTGTCCACGGGGCTGAGATGATCCATCCCCTGCGCAGCTCTATCGAGACGTTATCTCGAACCCAAAGACAATCGCCGGCCGGACAGGCCACGCAGAAGGGCGGCTCAATAGTGCCCAAGGCTAAGAACAAGAGTCTGGTGCTGGCGCCGCGTGACACCAACTCGGACTCCAGCCTGTCGCCCCAAGGAGCGGTCAAGCGCAGTTCCTCCAGTGCGATCAAGCA ACTCGCTTTGGCCGTAGACCAGGTGAACCGGGTGCTGGAGCTGCACACCCGTCAGCTGAACGAGATCAGCCAGCGCCTGGAGCGTATGCAGTATGCGCCCTCGCCGAGCAACATGGGCGTGCAGTCGCATCACTTGCTGGGCGGCGGCGTTTCACAGTCTACGGTGATCAAGTCGCTAGTCTACGCCTTCATCGGGCTAATGGTCAGCCTGATCCTGCGATGGCTGTTCAAGTAG